Proteins encoded together in one Mycobacterium noviomagense window:
- a CDS encoding Type 1 glutamine amidotransferase-like domain-containing protein: MTETVPQFQPLYLLADSQLLFWKQQDRLLLEAALDGLGPDTPLSAAYIGASNGDRPEFYDIFEAAMDAIGITNRRMIDSSFGPDDRVFLESAPLIVLAGGDVRLGWTTFETTGMKDVIEGRYGQGAVLVGVSAGAVQLGRYGIVEAPESRGTELLEMFKLVPVVIDTHDEGGDWARLSRAIRSLEGAAVGLGIPAGGGVIMHADSTFEPLRRPAHEFRFEDTRVIHSLLCADD, encoded by the coding sequence GTGACTGAGACGGTGCCACAATTCCAACCGTTGTATCTGCTGGCGGACAGTCAACTGCTGTTCTGGAAGCAGCAGGACCGACTGCTCCTAGAGGCCGCCCTCGATGGACTGGGTCCGGACACACCACTTAGCGCGGCCTACATCGGTGCGTCCAATGGGGATCGCCCGGAGTTTTACGACATCTTCGAGGCAGCGATGGATGCGATTGGAATCACCAACCGTCGCATGATCGATTCGTCGTTCGGCCCAGACGACCGCGTCTTCCTGGAGAGCGCCCCGCTGATTGTGCTCGCGGGTGGCGATGTGCGTCTTGGCTGGACCACATTCGAGACCACCGGCATGAAGGACGTGATCGAGGGCCGATATGGCCAAGGTGCAGTTCTAGTGGGCGTTTCCGCCGGCGCGGTCCAGCTCGGGCGATATGGAATCGTCGAGGCACCCGAATCCCGCGGGACAGAGCTGCTCGAGATGTTCAAGCTCGTGCCCGTGGTTATCGATACCCACGACGAGGGTGGCGACTGGGCGCGGCTGTCGCGCGCGATTCGTTCGCTGGAAGGTGCGGCCGTCGGGCTCGGAATCCCCGCGGGCGGCGGAGTCATCATGCACGCGGATAGCACTTTCGAACCCCTGCGCCGTCCGGCGCACGAATTCCGGTTCGAGGACACTCGCGTCATCCATTCACTGTTGTGCGCCGACGACTAA
- a CDS encoding cation diffusion facilitator family transporter: MSHERVTHQGGHTHSHGHHQDDCHDQGHEHPRGLRGVVKEIFAPHSHDASDSVDNALQSSAIGVRAVKISLIALGITALLQVAIVVISGSVALAADTVHNFSDALTAVPLWVAFSLGTRGATRRFTYGFGRVEDLAGLFVVAMITMSSIVAGYESVRRLIHPVAIQNLGWVAVAGLVGFLGNELVALYRIRVGRRIGSAALVADGLHARTDGFTSLAVLVGAGGVALGFPLADPIVGLLITIALLAVLWTAVREVFGRLMDGVDPRLIDAAETTLAAHPRVTAVRSVRMRWIGHRLHADAELDIEPDTSLADAHEIAHTAEHELTHAVSKLSTALIHAYPAHPNTADQHYQSDNDEKELRNQVSAGRGNCVNIEHLEADL, encoded by the coding sequence ATGAGCCATGAACGAGTAACACATCAGGGTGGCCACACCCACAGTCATGGCCACCACCAGGACGACTGCCACGACCAGGGCCATGAGCATCCGCGAGGTCTGCGAGGGGTAGTCAAGGAAATCTTTGCTCCGCACAGCCACGACGCGTCCGACAGCGTGGACAATGCGTTGCAATCCAGTGCGATCGGGGTCCGTGCGGTCAAGATCAGCCTGATCGCTTTAGGTATCACCGCGCTGCTGCAGGTGGCCATCGTAGTCATCTCCGGATCGGTGGCCTTGGCCGCCGACACCGTCCACAACTTCTCGGATGCCCTGACCGCAGTACCGTTGTGGGTGGCGTTCTCACTGGGTACCCGCGGCGCGACCCGGCGCTTCACCTATGGTTTCGGGCGGGTCGAAGACCTCGCCGGGTTGTTTGTAGTCGCGATGATCACCATGTCGTCGATCGTCGCTGGCTATGAATCGGTGCGGCGTTTGATCCACCCCGTCGCGATCCAGAACCTGGGATGGGTAGCCGTCGCCGGGCTGGTCGGGTTCCTCGGCAACGAGCTGGTTGCCCTGTATCGGATCCGGGTGGGGCGCCGAATCGGATCGGCCGCCCTGGTCGCCGACGGTTTGCACGCCCGCACCGACGGGTTCACCTCACTGGCGGTTCTGGTTGGCGCTGGCGGTGTGGCTCTGGGATTTCCGCTGGCCGACCCGATCGTTGGGCTGCTGATCACCATCGCGCTCTTGGCGGTGCTGTGGACCGCGGTGCGCGAGGTGTTCGGCCGGCTGATGGATGGTGTCGATCCCCGACTCATCGATGCCGCCGAAACCACACTGGCAGCACACCCGAGGGTAACCGCGGTGCGTAGTGTGCGGATGCGCTGGATCGGTCACCGCCTGCATGCCGACGCTGAGTTGGACATCGAGCCGGACACCAGCCTGGCCGATGCGCACGAGATCGCGCACACCGCCGAACATGAGCTAACCCACGCCGTGTCCAAACTCAGCACGGCCCTCATCCACGCTTACCCGGCACACCCCAATACCGCTGACCAGCACTACCAAAGCGACAACGACGAGAAGGAATTGAGGAATCAGGTGAGCGCAGGGCGAGGGAATTGCGTGAACATCGAACACCTCGAAGCGGATCTCTAG
- a CDS encoding ArsR/SmtB family transcription factor: MNAGSVSSQRRIDEEQVALIVEVFRMLADPTRVQVLCALADGELSVTELAEHVSKPAPSVSQHLAKLRMARLVRTRRSGTTIFYSLENEHVRQLVTDAVSNAEHAGPGIPAHHRADTSVRPLTGGNARRKASAR, from the coding sequence ATGAATGCAGGTAGCGTCTCGTCGCAGCGGCGCATCGATGAGGAGCAGGTTGCGTTGATCGTTGAGGTATTCCGCATGTTGGCCGATCCCACGCGGGTGCAGGTGTTGTGCGCGTTGGCCGATGGGGAGTTGTCGGTGACCGAGTTGGCTGAGCACGTGAGCAAACCGGCGCCATCGGTGTCGCAGCATTTGGCCAAGCTACGCATGGCCCGGCTGGTGCGCACCCGCCGGTCCGGAACCACCATCTTTTACAGCCTCGAAAACGAGCACGTCCGCCAGTTGGTGACCGATGCGGTGTCCAATGCCGAGCACGCCGGGCCGGGCATCCCGGCCCATCACCGCGCCGACACGAGCGTGCGTCCGCTCACCGGCGGCAACGCGAGACGCAAGGCCAGTGCGCGATGA
- a CDS encoding hemerythrin domain-containing protein: MAGVGAWTSACAGGCGDKDSQAHEQQEQQEVTPSEDLMREHGVLKRVLLVYDEAVRRIDAREDLPPDTVADSADIIRTFIEDYHEKLEEDSLFPRFEKAGKLTHLTKVLREQHQAGRRVTDRIRHLATAQTIQTPEFAVELRTLLQQFTRMYAPHEAREDTVLFPALRTIVSGEEYAALGEDFEKKEHQLFGDDGFEKIVDRVAGIENRLGIYDLAQFTPKT, translated from the coding sequence GTGGCCGGCGTCGGTGCCTGGACGTCGGCGTGCGCCGGCGGCTGCGGGGATAAGGACTCCCAGGCTCACGAACAGCAAGAACAGCAAGAGGTAACCCCGAGTGAGGATCTCATGCGCGAGCACGGCGTACTCAAGCGTGTCCTGCTCGTCTACGACGAGGCGGTGCGCCGCATCGATGCGCGGGAGGATCTTCCTCCGGACACGGTCGCCGACAGTGCAGATATCATTCGCACGTTCATCGAGGATTATCACGAGAAGCTGGAAGAGGACTCTCTGTTCCCCCGGTTCGAGAAAGCCGGGAAGCTCACCCATCTGACCAAGGTCCTTCGCGAGCAGCACCAAGCGGGACGGCGAGTGACCGATCGGATTCGGCACCTTGCCACAGCGCAAACAATTCAGACACCCGAATTCGCGGTTGAGCTCCGCACATTGCTCCAGCAGTTCACGCGCATGTACGCACCGCACGAGGCGCGCGAGGACACAGTTTTGTTCCCCGCGCTTCGCACGATCGTCTCCGGTGAGGAATACGCCGCACTCGGCGAGGACTTCGAAAAGAAGGAACACCAACTGTTCGGCGACGATGGATTCGAAAAGATCGTCGATCGCGTCGCCGGAATCGAGAACAGGCTCGGCATCTACGACCTCGCGCAGTTCACCCCGAAGACCTAG
- a CDS encoding APC family permease — protein sequence MSDRSLGAGSQLSRRLGLFDAVVIGLGSMIGAGIFAALGPAAHAAGSGLLIGLAVAAVVAYCNASSSARLAALYPASGGTYLYGRVRLGEFWGYLAGWGFVVGKTASCAAMALTVGSYVWPAQAHTIAAAAVIALTAVNYAGVQKSAWLTRAIVAFVLAVLIAVVIAAFSSGAATVARLDLAGTSLVGVLQAGGLLFFAFAGYARIATLGEEVRDPARTIPRAVPLALGITLAVYGIIALVALAVLGPRRLAEAVAPLSETVRVAGMAWLVPVVRVGAAVAALGSLLAMLLGVSRTTLAMARERHLPRLLAAVHPKSQVPHRAELLIGMVAAVLAATADVRSAIGFSSFGVLIYYAIANASALTLDPDQRRPARPIPVLGAIGCVVLAFTLPLTAMTSGAAVLGVGIMAYGLRRIWTVRRRRRANPATAPHSSEAAIKPSDTASRRGHGV from the coding sequence GTGAGTGATCGGTCGTTGGGCGCCGGCTCGCAATTGTCGCGGCGGCTGGGGTTGTTCGACGCGGTGGTGATCGGGCTGGGATCGATGATCGGGGCAGGAATTTTCGCCGCATTAGGACCGGCCGCCCACGCAGCGGGATCAGGGCTGTTGATCGGGCTGGCGGTGGCGGCCGTGGTCGCCTACTGCAACGCGAGCTCCTCGGCGCGGCTGGCGGCGTTGTATCCGGCGTCCGGCGGCACCTACCTATATGGGCGGGTGCGGCTGGGCGAGTTTTGGGGCTATCTGGCCGGGTGGGGGTTCGTGGTGGGCAAGACCGCCTCGTGTGCGGCGATGGCCCTCACGGTTGGCTCTTATGTGTGGCCGGCACAGGCCCATACGATCGCCGCAGCGGCCGTGATTGCGCTGACGGCAGTCAACTACGCCGGGGTGCAAAAATCGGCATGGCTGACCCGCGCCATCGTGGCCTTCGTGCTAGCGGTGCTGATCGCCGTGGTCATCGCGGCGTTCAGTTCCGGTGCCGCAACGGTGGCCCGATTAGACCTGGCAGGCACCTCTTTAGTGGGGGTGCTGCAGGCGGGCGGGCTCTTGTTCTTTGCGTTCGCCGGATACGCGCGCATCGCCACGCTCGGTGAGGAAGTCCGCGACCCGGCCCGCACCATCCCCCGCGCGGTTCCACTCGCACTGGGCATCACCCTGGCCGTATACGGGATCATCGCGCTGGTGGCACTGGCGGTTTTGGGACCGCGGCGGCTCGCCGAGGCGGTCGCACCGTTATCGGAGACGGTGCGCGTCGCGGGGATGGCATGGCTAGTGCCCGTGGTGCGGGTCGGCGCGGCGGTCGCGGCGCTGGGTTCGCTACTGGCGATGCTCTTGGGGGTGTCGCGAACGACGCTGGCCATGGCGCGAGAGCGGCACCTGCCCCGCCTGTTGGCCGCTGTTCATCCGAAATCCCAAGTGCCCCATCGTGCTGAGCTGCTAATCGGCATGGTAGCGGCCGTACTGGCGGCTACCGCCGATGTGCGCAGCGCGATCGGCTTTTCCTCCTTCGGGGTATTGATCTATTACGCAATCGCCAACGCGTCGGCCTTGACGCTGGACCCCGATCAGCGCCGCCCAGCACGCCCGATTCCGGTACTCGGAGCCATTGGATGCGTGGTCTTGGCGTTCACGCTGCCGCTCACCGCGATGACCTCGGGGGCCGCCGTCCTAGGTGTCGGCATCATGGCCTATGGACTGCGGCGTATCTGGACTGTGCGCCGACGACGTCGCGCGAATCCGGCGACAGCCCCTCACAGCTCGGAAGCGGCTATCAAGCCGAGCGATACAGCTAGCCGTCGCGGACACGGCGTGTGA
- a CDS encoding DoxX family protein yields MAQHSSWLTRLTATDASAAVLLIRLYVGVVFACEGILKFLRPETLGTGRFEKIGIPAPGFFAPLDGVFEIACGILILAGLLTRLAAIPMIIDMLGALLITKTPILWGQAALFRTERGWWDCIHESRVDLAQLCGSLFLLIVGAGALSIDARIPSANPPTR; encoded by the coding sequence ATGGCCCAACACAGCTCCTGGCTCACCCGGCTGACCGCGACCGACGCATCGGCCGCGGTACTGCTCATCCGGCTCTATGTCGGGGTGGTCTTCGCCTGCGAAGGAATTTTGAAGTTTCTGCGGCCCGAGACTCTTGGGACCGGCCGCTTTGAAAAAATCGGCATTCCCGCGCCTGGCTTCTTCGCACCTCTCGACGGTGTCTTCGAAATCGCCTGCGGCATCCTCATTCTGGCCGGGCTGCTCACGCGGCTGGCCGCCATCCCGATGATCATCGACATGCTCGGCGCGCTGCTGATCACCAAGACGCCCATCCTGTGGGGGCAGGCTGCGCTGTTCCGGACAGAACGCGGCTGGTGGGACTGTATTCACGAATCCCGCGTCGACCTGGCCCAGCTATGCGGCAGCCTGTTTCTTCTCATCGTCGGCGCGGGCGCCTTGTCGATCGACGCTCGCATACCATCCGCGAACCCGCCGACCCGCTAA
- a CDS encoding PadR family transcriptional regulator: protein MREFQRGAVRLHILHHASGQEIHGAWVTKELARHGYDISPGTLYPTLHRLESEGLLTSEQRVVDGRIRRVYRATPAGKRALRQDRKALEELARELLDGRIG from the coding sequence ATGCGTGAGTTTCAGCGGGGGGCGGTGCGGTTGCATATCTTGCACCACGCTTCTGGACAGGAAATACATGGTGCATGGGTCACCAAAGAGCTCGCCCGTCACGGCTACGACATCAGCCCCGGCACGCTGTATCCGACATTGCACCGGTTGGAGTCTGAGGGGTTGCTCACTTCTGAGCAGCGAGTGGTCGATGGCCGGATCCGCCGCGTGTACCGTGCTACGCCGGCGGGCAAACGGGCTCTGCGCCAAGACCGCAAGGCGTTGGAAGAGCTGGCTCGTGAGTTACTTGATGGCCGAATCGGCTAG
- a CDS encoding TetR/AcrR family transcriptional regulator: MAAIDPADPPALGSDDPVDDDDLDPRLIRSRARLLDAATSLLMSGGVEAVTVDAVTRLSKVARTTLYRHFGSTTHLVAAAFERLLPQVTPPPATGEVRDRLIELLNRQATLIDEAPLHLTALTWLALGPGDPDSDRRKPLAGLSARVIEQYRQPFDELLASPEASASLDDVDNTLAIIQLVGPIVFAKLSGMKTITAQDRVRIVDDFLAAHRIKGAGPA, translated from the coding sequence ATGGCCGCAATCGATCCGGCCGACCCGCCAGCCCTCGGGTCAGACGACCCCGTCGATGACGACGATCTCGATCCGCGCCTAATCCGGTCGCGGGCGCGGCTGCTGGATGCCGCCACGTCCCTGTTGATGAGCGGCGGCGTGGAAGCGGTCACCGTGGACGCGGTCACGCGGCTATCGAAGGTCGCGCGCACCACGCTGTATCGGCACTTCGGGAGCACCACGCATCTGGTCGCGGCCGCGTTTGAGCGCCTACTGCCCCAGGTCACCCCGCCACCAGCCACAGGCGAGGTGCGCGATCGATTGATTGAGCTGCTCAACCGGCAGGCCACGCTGATCGATGAGGCGCCGCTGCATTTGACCGCATTGACTTGGCTGGCACTGGGGCCCGGCGATCCCGACAGCGACCGGCGTAAGCCGTTGGCGGGTCTCAGCGCCCGCGTCATCGAGCAGTACCGACAACCCTTTGACGAGCTGCTAGCCAGCCCAGAGGCAAGCGCCTCACTCGACGACGTCGACAATACGCTGGCCATCATTCAACTGGTGGGGCCGATCGTTTTCGCCAAACTCAGCGGCATGAAAACCATCACCGCACAGGACCGGGTCCGCATCGTCGACGACTTCCTGGCTGCCCACCGCATCAAGGGCGCAGGGCCCGCCTGA
- a CDS encoding MMPL family transporter encodes MDDSDPGPTRAATLRRTAPDPLTGHAARRSAYSDRLAALAGFTVGHKVLVIGAWILVAGVLAVAFPQLETVVRQQSVDLIPRDVPSFQTLDKMGAAFGEQGSKTMVFVAMEDPGGLTPPVRQRYQAMLSGLRADTKHVLLVKDLLADPATASQAVSPDGKAWYLPVGIAGTLGDPTATESVQAVRDTAAQAFRGSSTIVRVTGPPATFSDQIAAAEKDLVIISAATAGLIAVILLVVYRSVFTALLPLLVIGVSLAVGRGVLSALGELGMPVSQFTIAFMSAILLGAGTDYSVFLISRYHEQRKQGVAADRAVIHATATIGRVILASAATVAFAFLAMVFARLSVFAALGPACAVAVFVGFLATVTLLPPVLALAAKRGIGEPRRDLTRRYWNRVAVAVVRRPVPLLAASLAILLALGALGLTMRVSYDDRKGQPSTTGSNEGYRLLDTHFRKDIAVTEYLVVTSPTDMRTGKGLADLDEMAARVSQIPGVTKVIGVTRPTGQRLDQAQLSWQNRQMGDKIAGTVADGEARKGDLTKLTNGADQLANGLARLDHAIRTALTPLSGLLTQAQSAGPQVQRFRPLLQQLDAAAPTVDQALQSGPGLRLLADQAAAAITAIDPLAAALDTTPWCATTPQCAAIRDEIQVLVALRNGGFFEQIAGLGDQFNQNTTVAGTLNELQNVITSFENAFGATGAPTDLAGNIRRLQTGISQLASGAQALATGVHTLADSNIQLLSGMSQLATQLQNSGRASAGDDAASGFYLPANAFENRQFSDMARQFLSADGKTARFAIESQYDPYTGDAMTLAHKITEVANAARPNTSLAAATASMAGFPAVNSDIQRLQSADFRQLAVATLAIVGVILILLLRAILAPLYLLGTVVLNYGAALGIGTLLFQYALGYQIAWPVPLLAFIVLVAVGADYNMLLVSRLREESARNIRVGVLRTVASTGSVITSAGVIFAASMFGLTFGSIAIMIQAGFIVGCGLLLDTFIVRTLTVPAIATLLREASWWPQRSRGPRNH; translated from the coding sequence ATGGACGACAGCGACCCTGGCCCGACCCGCGCCGCTACCTTGCGCCGGACAGCTCCAGACCCGCTCACCGGGCACGCGGCGCGTAGAAGTGCGTACAGCGACCGGCTGGCCGCGCTGGCAGGATTCACGGTCGGGCACAAGGTGCTGGTCATCGGTGCGTGGATCCTGGTTGCCGGCGTCTTGGCGGTGGCGTTCCCGCAGTTGGAAACCGTGGTCAGACAACAATCGGTCGATCTGATCCCGCGTGATGTTCCGTCGTTTCAGACCTTGGACAAGATGGGCGCGGCGTTCGGCGAGCAGGGGTCCAAGACGATGGTGTTCGTCGCGATGGAGGACCCGGGCGGGCTGACTCCGCCGGTACGTCAGCGTTACCAGGCGATGCTGTCGGGGCTGCGAGCCGACACCAAGCATGTCCTGCTAGTGAAGGATCTCTTGGCTGATCCCGCGACGGCCTCTCAAGCGGTCAGCCCGGACGGCAAAGCGTGGTATCTGCCGGTCGGCATAGCGGGCACACTGGGGGATCCCACCGCGACCGAGTCGGTGCAAGCGGTGCGCGACACCGCTGCCCAAGCGTTCCGCGGCTCCTCGACGATTGTGCGCGTGACCGGCCCTCCGGCAACGTTCAGCGACCAAATCGCCGCCGCCGAAAAGGATTTGGTTATCATCTCGGCGGCCACGGCGGGCCTGATCGCTGTGATCCTGCTGGTGGTGTATCGCTCGGTGTTTACCGCGCTGCTGCCGCTGCTGGTCATCGGTGTGAGCCTGGCCGTGGGGCGGGGAGTGCTCTCAGCGTTGGGGGAATTGGGTATGCCGGTTTCCCAGTTCACCATCGCGTTCATGAGCGCGATACTGCTTGGCGCCGGCACCGACTATTCGGTGTTTTTGATCAGCCGTTATCACGAGCAGCGAAAGCAAGGTGTTGCCGCAGATCGTGCCGTGATTCACGCGACCGCCACCATCGGGCGGGTGATTCTTGCTTCGGCTGCCACCGTCGCTTTTGCCTTCCTGGCCATGGTTTTCGCACGGTTGAGCGTGTTCGCCGCTTTGGGTCCGGCGTGCGCGGTCGCGGTTTTCGTCGGGTTTTTGGCCACGGTGACGTTGCTTCCTCCGGTGCTGGCGCTGGCCGCCAAACGAGGCATCGGTGAACCCAGACGCGACCTGACCCGCCGCTACTGGAACCGCGTCGCGGTGGCGGTGGTGCGCCGCCCGGTACCCTTGCTAGCGGCCAGTTTGGCGATCCTGCTGGCCCTGGGTGCTCTTGGACTGACGATGCGGGTCAGCTACGACGATCGGAAGGGGCAGCCGTCGACCACCGGCAGCAACGAGGGTTACCGACTGCTGGACACGCACTTCCGCAAGGACATCGCCGTCACCGAATATCTGGTTGTCACATCTCCGACAGACATGCGCACCGGCAAAGGCCTGGCCGATCTCGACGAAATGGCCGCCCGAGTCTCGCAGATACCCGGCGTCACCAAGGTTATCGGCGTCACCCGGCCCACCGGGCAGCGCCTCGATCAAGCCCAACTGTCCTGGCAGAACCGGCAGATGGGCGACAAGATCGCGGGCACGGTCGCCGACGGCGAAGCCCGCAAAGGTGACCTCACCAAACTGACCAACGGCGCAGACCAACTCGCCAATGGCCTGGCCCGACTCGACCACGCCATCAGGACAGCGCTTACCCCGCTGAGCGGGCTGCTGACCCAGGCCCAGTCCGCCGGACCACAAGTGCAGCGCTTTCGGCCGCTGCTGCAACAACTCGACGCCGCGGCACCCACCGTCGATCAAGCCCTGCAATCCGGGCCCGGGCTACGACTGCTTGCCGACCAAGCCGCAGCGGCGATCACCGCCATCGATCCCCTGGCGGCCGCCCTAGATACCACACCATGGTGCGCGACCACACCCCAGTGCGCGGCGATCCGCGACGAAATCCAGGTACTTGTCGCGTTACGCAACGGCGGCTTCTTCGAGCAGATCGCCGGCCTCGGTGACCAATTCAATCAGAACACCACCGTGGCCGGCACACTCAACGAGCTCCAAAACGTCATCACCTCCTTCGAGAACGCGTTCGGCGCCACCGGCGCACCCACCGACCTGGCCGGAAACATCCGCCGACTCCAAACCGGAATCAGTCAACTGGCCTCCGGAGCGCAAGCGCTCGCCACCGGAGTGCACACCCTGGCCGACAGCAACATCCAACTGCTCTCCGGGATGAGCCAACTGGCCACCCAGCTGCAAAATTCCGGCCGTGCCAGCGCCGGCGACGACGCAGCAAGTGGTTTCTACCTGCCCGCCAACGCATTCGAGAATCGCCAATTCAGCGACATGGCGCGCCAATTCCTTTCGGCCGACGGCAAAACGGCGCGGTTCGCGATCGAATCGCAATACGATCCCTACACCGGTGACGCCATGACATTGGCCCACAAAATCACCGAGGTCGCGAACGCGGCCCGCCCCAACACCTCGCTGGCTGCCGCCACGGCCTCGATGGCTGGATTCCCAGCCGTGAACTCCGACATCCAGCGCCTCCAGTCAGCGGATTTCCGCCAGCTTGCCGTCGCCACCCTCGCCATCGTCGGCGTCATTTTGATCCTGCTGCTGCGAGCCATCCTCGCCCCGCTCTATCTATTGGGCACTGTCGTGCTCAATTACGGCGCCGCACTGGGCATCGGCACACTGCTCTTCCAATACGCGCTTGGCTACCAGATCGCTTGGCCGGTCCCGCTGCTCGCGTTCATCGTTCTGGTGGCCGTCGGCGCCGATTACAACATGTTGCTGGTGTCCCGGCTCCGCGAAGAATCCGCCCGCAACATCCGCGTCGGCGTCCTGCGGACAGTCGCCAGCACCGGCTCCGTCATCACCTCCGCTGGAGTGATCTTCGCTGCCAGCATGTTCGGACTCACCTTCGGCTCAATCGCAATCATGATCCAAGCCGGATTCATCGTCGGTTGCGGACTACTACTTGACACCTTCATCGTGCGCACACTTACCGTCCCCGCCATCGCCACCCTGCTCCGCGAAGCCAGCTGGTGGCCCCAACGCAGCCGCGGCCCTAGAAACCATTAG
- a CDS encoding TldD/PmbA family protein yields the protein MIPASQLVDLALDAAHADETIVLVTDRAEASLRWANNSMTTNGVSTSRNTTVISILREGDTARVGSLRSAEVDPSLIPALVTASVEAARAAPKARDAAPLLTGGGVPDDWDAPVSGTGAEVFAGVAGPLSRGFRGADQLYGFAHHVVETTFLASSTGLRRRYTQPTGSVEINAKRGAASAWTGVGTPDFADVPTDLLLDQLSTRLGWAGRTVELPAGRYETIMPPATVADIMIYLQWSMSGRGAQEGRTAFSAPGGGTRVGQRLTDLPLTLYSDPLGPGLECSPFVAASASSETVSVFDNGMNIERVDWIRDGAINALAYPRAAAAEFDAPVAVAADNLLMTGGSADLPDMIAATERGLLLTTLWYIREVDPTTLLLTGLTRDGVYLVEDGEVTAAVNNFRFNESPLDLLRRATEAGVSELTLPREWGDWATRAAMPSLRIPDFHMSSVSQAQ from the coding sequence ATGATCCCCGCGTCCCAACTCGTCGATCTCGCACTGGATGCCGCCCACGCCGACGAGACCATCGTGCTGGTCACCGACCGCGCGGAAGCCTCGCTGCGCTGGGCGAACAACTCGATGACCACGAACGGAGTATCGACCAGCCGCAACACCACGGTGATTTCCATTCTGCGAGAGGGTGATACGGCACGCGTCGGGTCCTTGCGGTCGGCCGAGGTGGACCCGTCGCTGATACCCGCGCTGGTGACCGCATCGGTGGAGGCGGCCCGAGCGGCGCCGAAGGCCCGCGATGCCGCACCCCTGCTCACGGGCGGCGGTGTGCCCGACGATTGGGACGCTCCGGTGTCGGGCACCGGTGCTGAGGTGTTCGCCGGGGTCGCGGGCCCGTTGAGCCGAGGATTTCGCGGTGCTGATCAGCTGTACGGGTTTGCCCATCACGTGGTGGAGACGACGTTCTTGGCCTCTTCGACCGGGCTTCGTCGCCGCTATACCCAGCCCACTGGTTCGGTGGAGATCAACGCCAAACGCGGCGCAGCAAGCGCGTGGACCGGTGTCGGCACACCCGATTTCGCCGACGTGCCAACGGATTTATTGCTCGATCAGCTCTCGACACGGCTGGGCTGGGCCGGGCGCACCGTCGAATTGCCCGCCGGTCGCTATGAGACGATCATGCCGCCGGCGACGGTGGCCGACATCATGATCTACCTGCAGTGGTCGATGAGCGGCCGGGGCGCCCAAGAAGGCCGGACCGCCTTCTCGGCGCCCGGTGGCGGCACCCGGGTAGGCCAGCGGCTCACGGATCTGCCGCTGACCCTCTACTCCGATCCCTTGGGTCCGGGCCTGGAATGTTCGCCGTTCGTCGCCGCCAGCGCATCGTCGGAGACGGTGTCCGTGTTCGACAACGGAATGAATATCGAACGGGTCGACTGGATCCGCGACGGGGCGATCAACGCGCTGGCCTACCCGCGCGCCGCCGCCGCCGAGTTCGACGCCCCGGTCGCGGTCGCGGCTGACAACCTGTTAATGACCGGCGGCTCAGCCGATCTGCCCGACATGATCGCGGCCACCGAGCGTGGGCTGTTGCTCACGACGCTGTGGTACATCCGCGAAGTCGACCCGACCACGTTGCTCTTGACGGGGCTGACCCGTGACGGCGTGTACCTGGTGGAAGACGGGGAAGTGACCGCTGCTGTCAACAACTTCCGGTTCAACGAGAGCCCACTGGATCTCTTGCGACGGGCCACCGAGGCGGGCGTCAGCGAACTGACGCTGCCGCGGGAATGGGGTGATTGGGCTACTCGGGCGGCGATGCCGTCGTTGCGGATACCGGACTTTCACATGTCGTCGGTAAGCCAGGCGCAATAG